Proteins encoded by one window of Aphidius gifuensis isolate YNYX2018 linkage group LG2, ASM1490517v1, whole genome shotgun sequence:
- the LOC122848049 gene encoding dedicator of cytokinesis protein 9 isoform X4: MSERKFTRGLGKVGMAAQLRETVSQVVRETTVQNKPHLVEPIDFESFVLKNKTLMQNDPQRELLLYPPDDVSQIVLPRRHRTVEPIVEKILEVSDGTESLLTKECLRSYASNWNLVHYKYASYSGTYSELPKLQKLDELKDEIYEIDIDVDQIDDDITKIDGITKEGYLMKGPDIGISDRMFVNIGSKSFKRRFCHLRQEVDGTYILELFKDDKKGETKLAIIMDFCTEVIRNPKRGRYCFDLKMSGTHKSYTFAADNENDMQEWLLKLTTVLQHYKQQEEKRAASLERTSQTPPPSPMPPPPVYGTLKGLEQSMNPQLIKYSRETDSSILITRRENRKKLFNFYNNNCNMTSVSKSNPTTPFNDMTIEPYKEQFGQRIFVKCETLKFRLQAPIDENETLCQVEPYQTTLCLFDARNGRKLSENFHFDINHEIVRDMTNELSPNVITNGDNNNGDDDDKKTKQNGNHNANGNGNVNDNDELPDDLKNIPNKWIMYPRQAIFSINNPHPDIFLVVRIEKILQGSICQTSEPYIRATKDPRLGLKVHKNVRSCCQRLGNYKMPFAWSARPLFRLYSNELDVSSDFPAIYRQEPNKLRDDDILKLLNEYRKPDKLSKLTIIPGWIKLTIEPLIDIPDNTLTTSLTPLKPFPLPPIAKPTIEIIEFDNLIEKDINPYTNYTNHLYIYPQTLNFDTQKIFNRARNIALVVELRDDDDCNDEKSLNCIYSKPGSNKILTKRVNCAVLHHNSIPSWYEEIKIRLPTKLHAKHHLLFSFYHISCDMNKKKDNTIENCVGYSWLLLLQKGKLMVDIDTNIQHLSVSTHLPPGYLSIKPLGLGKGNAGPDITWIDGQKQIFTVSYQLVSTVFTRDSHLHNFFLHAEKIHDNKLSGIPSDNETCKILKAAHAIQLTTAITFLPTILNQLFSLLTCSPAPSEQVGICIICLIIHLINLIHKAGRKDILKTYVKYVFVPPIKDTTSSSLSSSLATTTTTASMTTVHEQLAKYLPLLLQPSNPDFLVVNKFMHHSWFFFDIMVKSMAQHMLISERIKMRRNERFPIDYHNAIKQLIQIVTPYLMNKYKDMPIETHELNKSLGLFLKKCLTFMDRGFVFSLINNYMDNFKPGDPKILHDFKFTFLQIICSHEHYILFNLPMIHTRLTNNKDLMFEYCLSQDFCKHHFLVGLLLQEVKSSLNEVIQTRKIAITTLRDLLAKHELDDRYQNKGQLSRIASIYIPWLGIVLDNLNRFEIIEQQDPYKIEPKKQNGILSSSNSYLSNQLSSTTTTTTTDTPVKSINRFTLYVDTHQSPIRSSMHLRDSTYFAAIAGQSLENGYSNSSIASNNSTLSSASHSHVSQETTIARDAIIDPINTQNLTITNNNNADQNGHSRSLSVTQTSSPRFDKLQPSETKDILLCFLFVVKYLNDQQIIGWWQQLSDNELLNFFTIIEMSLYHFKYIGKRQITSSPSMINGKPKTIKSMTLPARMAPPDFITNNDSNNTTITTTTDIGTTATGTLQPHNTTIRDNLIDEDHSKYHQALLDANMSTEIGLITLDCVGLFCIHFKNILLIDGGDNLIMEKLFNIYLTYLQIGQSETMLRHVFASLRAFLNNYSIALFQGNAVFCGRLCYELLRCCNSKLSSIRQESCALLYLLMRSNFEFTSRKGITRVHLQVIISVSQMLGNVIGLNNSRFQESLSLINSYASSDKVMKGSGFPVEVKDLNKRIRTVLMATAQMREHNNDPEMLVDLQHSLANSYASTPELRHTWLETMARNHARDGNFSEAACCQLHIAALMAEYLKLKNMNSWGAEAFDKISINISKDERGLKLDAGVQDIHYNESILLQQLESCAEMLEKAERFEVLGSLYRLIIPIYENKRNYVALSTCYSNLNNACTKIVEVTKTGKRLLGRFYRVAFFGSAYFEDENCQEYIYKEPKVTSLSEISERLHRLYSDKFGFENVKMIMDSAPIDQSTLDQKIAYIQVTHVTPYFEKYELDSRPTEFEQNHDICWFMFETPFTNDGKPRGNPEEQWKRRTIVKTDYYFPYIKKRIKIIDKKVISLSPIEVALDEMRQRVQELEDVALIAPADAKKLQLRLQGSVCVTVNAGPLAYASAFLDPALSPQYPDDKVEELKDVFREFVKICYTALQINSKLITNDQQEYQEVLRENYQKFCQNLSSLLGESVWPDEYIGSFKRNSSALFSAISGTNSHTSSA, from the exons atgagtgaaagaaaatttacaagaGGTCTTGGAAAAGTTGGAATGGCAGCACAATTACGAGAAACTGTATCTCAGGTTGTTCGTGAAACAACTGTCCag aatAAGCCACACCTTGTTGAACCCATTGACTTTGAAagttttgtattaaaaaataaaacattaatgcAAAATGATCCACAgcgtgaattattattatatccacCTGATGATGTTTCA caAATTGTTTTACCAAGAAGACACAGAACAGTGGAgccaattgttgaaaaaatattagaggTGAGTGATGGAACAGAAAGTCTATTAACTAAAGAATGTTTACGTAGTTATGCATCAAATTGGAATTTAGTACACTATAAATATGCATCATACAGTGGTACATATTCTGAATTgccaaaattacaaaaattagatgaacttaaagatgaaatatatgaaattgaCATTGATGTTGAccaaattgatgatgatattacaaaaattgatGGTATAACTAAAGAAGGATATTTAATGAAAGGTCCTGATATTGGTATTAGTGATAGAATGTTTGTTAATATTGGATCAAAATCATTTAAACGACGTTTTTGTCATTTACGTCAAGAAGTTGATGGTACATATATACTTGAACTAtttaaagatgataaaaaaggtGAAACAAAATTAGCAATTATTATGGATTTTTGTACAGAAGTTATACGTAATCCAAAACGTGGTAGATAttgttttgatttaaaaatgagTGGTACACATAAATCATATACATTTGCTgctgataatgaaaatgacatGCAAGAATGGTTATTAAAGCTAACAACAGTATTACAACATTATAAACAACAAGAAGAAAAACGTGCAGCATCATTAGAAAGAACAAGTCaaacaccaccaccatcaccaatGCCACCACCACCAGTATATGGTACATTAAAAGGTCTTGAACAATCAATGAATccacaattaattaaatattcacgTGAAACTGATTCAAGTATATTAATAACACGTcgtgaaaatagaaaaaaattatttaatttttataataataattgtaatatgaCATCTGTAAGTAAATCAAATCCAACAACTCCATTTAATGATATGACAATTGAGCCATATAAAGAACAATTTGGTCAAAGAATATTTGTTAAATgtgaaacattaaaatttcgTTTACAAGCACCAATTGATGAGAATGAAACATTGTGTCAAGTTGAGCCATATCAAACGACATTGTGTTTATTTGATGCAAGAAATGGTAGAAAATTAtctgaaaattttcattttgatattaatcatGAAATTGTACGTGATATGACAAATGAATTGAGTCCAAATGTCATAACAaatggtgataataataatggtgatgatgatgataaaaaaaccaaacaaaaTGGTAATCATAATGCAAATGGAAATGGAAATGTTAATGACAATGATGAACTAccagatgatttaaaaaatattccaaataAATGGATAATGTATCCAAGACAAGCAATATTTAGTATAAATAATCCACATCCAGATATATTTCTTGTTgttagaattgaaaaaattcttcaagGTAGTATTTGTCAAACATCTGAGCCATATATACGTGCAACAAAAGATCCACGTTTAGGTTTAAAAGTACATAAAAATGTACGTTCATGTTGTCAACGtttaggaaattataaaatgccATTTGCATGGTCAGCAAGACCTCTATTTCGTTTATACAGTAATGAACTTGATGTATCATCTGATTTTCCAGCAATATATCGTCAAgaaccaaataaattacgtgatgatgatatattaaaattattaaatgaatatcgTAAACCAGATAAGCTaagtaaattaacaataataccTGGATggattaaattaacaattgaaccATTAATTGATATACCAGATAATACATTAACAACATCATTAACCCCGCTAAAACCATTTCCATTACCACCAATAGCTAAAccaacaattgaaattattgaatttgataatttaattgaaaaagatattaatccatatacaaattatacaaatcatctttatatttatccacaaacattaaattttgatacacaaaaaatatttaatcgtGCTAGAAATATTGCACTTGTTGTTGAACtacgtgatgatgatgattgtaatgatgaaaaatcattaaattgtatatatagtaaaccaggttcaaataaaattttaacaaaacgTGTTAATTGTGCTGTTTTACATCATAATTCAATACCATCATGgtatgaagaaattaaaatacgtCTACCAACAAAATTACATGCAaaacatcatttattattttcattttatcatattagttgcgatatgaataaaaaaaaagataatacaattgaaaattgtgTTGGTTATTCATGGTTACTATTATTACAAAAAGGTAAACTTATGGTTGATATTGATACAAATATACAACATTTGTCAGTATCAACACATTTACCACCAggttatttatcaataaaaccaCTTGGTCTTGGTAAAGGTAATGCTGGCCCAGATATAACATGGATTGATggacaaaaacaaatatttacagTGTCATATCAACTTGTATCAACAGTATTTACACGTGATTCacatttacataatttttttttacatgctgAAAAAATACATGACAATAAGCTATCTGGTATACCATCTGATAATGAaacatgtaaaatattaaaagcagCACATGCCATACAATTAACAACAGCCATAACATTTTTACcaacaatattaaatcaattattttcattgttaacaTGTTCACCAGCACCAAGTGAACAAGTTggtatttgtattatttgtcttattatacatttaattaatttaattcataaagcTGGAAGAAaagatatattaaaaacatatgttaaatatgtatttgtaCCACCAATTAAAGATACAACATCTTCATCTTTATCTTCATCtttagcaacaacaacaacaacagcgtCAATGACAACTGTACATGAACAATTGGCAAAAtatttaccattattattacaaccaAGTAATCCAGATTTtcttgttgttaataaatttatgcatcattcatggtttttttttgatattatggTTAAAAGTATGGCACAACATATGCTTATATCTGAAAGAATTAAAATGAGAAGAAATGAAAGATTTCCAATTGATTATCATAATGCAATTAAACAGCTAATACAAATTGTAACAccatatttaatgaataaatataaagatatGCCAATTGAAACacatgaattaaataaaagtttaggtttatttttaaaaaaatgtttaacatTTATGGATCGTggatttgtattttcattaattaataattatatggaTAATTTTAAACCTGGTGATCCAAAAATATtacatgattttaaatttacatttttacaaataatatgtTCACATGaacattatatattatttaatttaccaatGATACATACAagattaacaaataataaag attTGATGTTTGAATATTGTTTATCACAAGATTTTTGTAAACATCATTTTCTTGTTGGTCTTTTATTGCAAGAAGTTAAATCATCGTTAAATGAAGTAATACAAACACGTAAAATAGCAATAACAACACTACGTGATTTACTTGCTAAACATGAGCTAGATGATAGATATCAAAATAAAGGACAATTAAGTAGAATAGcatcaatatatataccatGGTTAGGTATTGTTTTGGATAATTTAAATcgttttgaaataattgaacaaCAAGATCCATATAAAATTGagccaaaaaaacaaaatggaatattatcatcaagtaattcatatttatcaaatcagctatcatcaacaacaacaacaacaacaactgataCACCAGTTAAATCAATCAATAGATTTACTCTTTATGTTGATACACATCAATCACCAATAAGATCATCAATGCATTTACGTGATTCAACATATTTTGCAGCAATTGCTGGACAAAGTTTAGAAAATGGTTATTCAAATTCAAGTATTgcatcaaataattcaacattatCAAGTGCATCACATTCACATGTATCACAAGAAACAACAATTGCACGTGATGCTATTATTGATCCAATTAATacacaaaatttaacaattacaaataataataatgctgaTCAAAATGGACACTCAAGATCATTGAGTGTAACACAAACATCATCACCAAGATTTGACAAGTTACAGCCATCTGAAACAAAAGATATAttgttatgttttttatttgttgttaaatatttaaatgatcaaCAAATAATAGGATGGTGGCAACAGCTATCAGACAAtgagttgttaaatttttttacaattatcgAAATGAGTTTATATCATTTTAAGTATATTGGAAAACGACAAATAACATCTAGTCCAAGTATGATTAATGGTAAaccaaaaacaattaaatccaTGACATTACCAGCACGTATGGCACCACCagattttataacaaataatgatagtaataatacaacaataacaacaacaacagacaTTGGAACAACAGCAACTGGTACATTACAACCACATAATACAACAATAagagataatttaattgatgaagATCATAGTAAATATCATCAGGCATTACTTGATGCAAATATGTCAACTGAAATTGGTCTTATAACACTTGATTGTGTTGGTTTATtttgtatacattttaaaaatatattactaatTGATGGtggtgataatttaataatggaaaaattatttaatatttatttgacatattTACAAATTGGACAATCTGAAACAATGTTACGTCATGTATTTGCTAGTTTGCgagcatttttaaataattattcaattgcaTTGTTTCAAGGTAATGCAGTATTTTGTGGTAGACTTTGTTATGAGCTGTTGAGATGTTGTAATAGTAAATTAAGTTCAATTAGACAAGAGTCATGTgctttattgtatttattgatgagaagtaattttgaatttacaagTAGAAAAGGAATAACAAGAGTTCATCTTcag GTGATAATATCAGTGTCACAAATGTTGGGCAATGTCATTGGCCTAAACAATTCAAGGTTTCAAGAGTCATTATCACTTATAAATAGTTATGCGTCATCAGATAAAGTCATGAAAGGCAGTGGCTTTCCAGTTGAAGTTAAAGACTTGAACAAACGTATACGTACTGTTCTAATGGCAACAGCACAAATGAGAGAACACAACAATGATCCAGAAATGCTTGTTGACTTGCAACACAGCTTGGCTAATTCATATGCAAGTACACCAGAATTGAGACACACTTGGCTTGAAACAATGGCAAGAAATCATGCAAGAGACGGAAATTTTTCagag gCTGCATGTTGTCAACTTCATATTGCTGCACTCATGgctgaatatttaaaattaaaaaatatgaactcATGGGGAGCTGAagcatttgataaaatatcaataaatatatcaaaagatGAAAGAGGATTAAAACTAGATGCTG GGGTACAGGATATTCACTACAACGAGTCAATTTTATTACAACAACTTGAAAGTTGTGCTGAAATGTTGGAAAAAGCTGAACGTTTTGAGGTTCTTGGTTCACTTTATCGTTTGATTATTccaatatatgaaaataaaagaaattacgTTGCATTATCAACatgttattcaaatttaaataatgcatgtacaaaaattgttgaagtAACTAAAACAGGTAAACGTTTACTTGGTAGATTTTATAGAGTTGCATTTTTTGGCTCAGCATATTTTGAAGATGAAAATTGTCAAGAATACATTTACAAAGAGCCAAAAGTAACATCATTATCAGAAATATCAGAACGTTTACATCGGCTATACTCAGATAAATTTGGTtttgaaaatgttaaaatgaTTATGGACTCAGCACCAATTGATCAATCAACACTTGATCAAAAAATAGCATACATACAAGTAACACATGTGACAccatattttgaaaaatacgaATTAGATTCACGTCCAACTGAATTTGAACAAAATCATGATATATGCTGGTTTATGTTTGAAACACCATTTACAAATGATGGTAAACCACGTGGTAATCCAGAAGAACAATGGAAAAGACGTACAATTGTTAAAacagattattattttccatatattaaaaaaagaattaaaataattgataaaaaagtaatatcaTTAAGTCCAATTGAAGTTGCACTTGATGAAATGCGTCAAAGAGTACAAGAACTTGAAGATGTTGCATTAATTGCACCAGCTGatgctaaaaaattacaattacgTTTACAGGGTAGTGTTTGTGTAACAGTTAATGCTGGACCATTGGCATATGCATCAGCATTTTTAGATCCAGCATTATCACCACAATATCCAGATGATAAAGTTGAAGAATTAAAAGATGTATTTCgtgaatttgttaaaatttgttatacagcattacaaattaatagtaaattaataacaaatgatcAACAAGAATATCAAGAAGTATTGagagaaaattatcaaaaattttgtcaaaatttatcgTCATTACTTGGTGAATCAGTATGGCCAGATGAATATATTGGAAGTTTCAAAAGAAATAGTTCTGCATTATTCAGTGCCATTAGTGGAACAAATAGTCACACAAGTAGtgcttaa